A stretch of DNA from Arthrobacter globiformis:
GCACCATCGGGACCCTGCAGGGAATCGGCGCCACCGGGCGCTGGGTGCGGGACCGGGCCTACTACAAGCGCTCCCGGTGGGCCGGCAAGCGGAGCCTGGACGGTGTGGACGTGGTCGACGGCGTGGCCACCAATCCCCTGGCACACGCCATCGCCACAGCACTGCGGATCGCGGGCGCCCGCACTGTGGAGGACGTGGCTTCCGTTGAAACAGACCTCTACCGCGCGAACGACATCGAGGCCGATGACACGTCCGTCATCAGGATCCGGACCGCCGCCGGGCTGCCAATTACCTGCGCCCTGACGCTCTGCGCGTCGGAGCCCGTGGAGCCGTACATCACCCTGCAGGGCTCCGAGGGAACGGCCGTTTTCCACTACACGGAGGACCGGCTGCACATCAGCGACGCGGACGGGGAGCACTCGCAGGAGTTCGGCCGCGACGACCTGACGGAAAACCTGCTGGCGCACCTGGCCAGAGGTACGGAACTCACCAGCGCCCTCGATGACTCGGGCGCGTTCATGCTGGTGCTCGAGGCGGTCCGCACGGCCGAACCGCCGGCGCCGGTCAGCCCCGCCCACCTGCTCTGGGAGGGCGACGGCGACGCGGCCCATGCTGTGATACCCGGCATTGAGGACGCCCTGGAGCGGGCCGTCAGCGCGCACGCCACCTTCAGGGAGCTGGCCCTGCCGTGGGCGCGCCCCGCGGATCCCGCCGAGGCCGGGACCCTGTTCAACGCTGGCGGCAGGCCGCTGGCAGTCCTGCGCACGGGCGCCGGACTCAACGCGGCGTTGTCACCGCGCCCCTACCTGCACCCCGTCACCACCTCCGGCGGAACGGTGGTGACGGACCACGTGCCCGCCGACCACCCGTGGCACCTGGGTGCCGGCTTCGCGCTCCAGGACGTCAACGGCACCAACTTCTGGGGCGGCAAGACGTACACGCGCGACGCCGGCGCCTACATATCTCGGCAGGACCACGGCAGGATCGAACTGCTCCCCGCCATTCCGGATGAACCGGACACCCGGCAGCTCCGTTGGCTCGGAACGGACGGACAGCCCCTGCTGACCGAACAGCGGACCCTCAGCCACGAGGTCCTGGGCGAGCGCGTGTGGCGCCTGGACCTGGAAACCGAGCTGACCGCCGTCGTCGACGTTTCGCTGGGGAGCCCGGGCTCGAACGGCGCCGCGGGCAGCGGCTACGGCGGCTTCTTCTGGCGCCTTCCGGCGTGCAGCGGCGCCCGCATCTTCACGTCCGATGCCGAGGGGGAACCGGCTGTCCACGGTGCCGTTGCGCCGTGGCTGGCGTGGACCGCCTCCTTCGGCGAAGTCCCCGGCATCCGGTCGGGGCAGCCGGCGACGCTCGTGTTCAAAGCGCCGGCCGAGGCCGCCGATCCGTGGTTTGTCCGCTGCTCCGGCTACCCCGGCGTCGGGTCGGCCCTGGCCTGGGACAGGCCGGTGGCGCTGGCAGCCGGGGAATCGCTCCGGCGGAGCCTGAGCGTGTGGGTGTGCGACGGCGAACTGTCGCCGGCCGCCGTCGAGTCCCTGGTGAGTCAGCGCTAGATTAAGCAGCCGCGCGGCGGCCGTGGAGCCACAGCAGGCCCGCGATGACGACGGCGGAAAGGATCCCCAGCCCGCCGGTCACCACCAGCCCCGCCCGGACGCCGAGCCACTCCGTGAGCCAGCCGGCCAGCAGCCCGCCGAGCGCATGGCCGCCCAGCAGGAGCGGCAGGTACAGGGCCATGACCCGGCCCCGGACGCCCGCCCCGGCCTCCAGCTGCACGGCGGTGGCGGCGCTGGTGAGGAACAGCAGGGTCGCGAAGCCGACCACCACCAGCATCGCCATGAACAGCTCCGGGTTGGGCATGACGGCGGCGATGAGCTGTGCGAGTCCGAAGAGCCCGGCGCTGGCCACGATCCCCTTCCGTCCTGACCGCTGCAGCCGGGAGGCCAGGAGGGCGCCAGCCAGGGCACCCACGGCGCACAGGGTGTTGAACAGGCCGAACCCTGCGGCGCCGCTGTGCCAGACCGAGCTGGCAAAGGCCACCAGCACCACCGGACCGTTCATTCCGAATGCCCCGAGGAGCCCGGCGAGCAGCATGACGAGGAGCAGCCGCGGGCGGTCGCGCACATAGCGGAAGCCGGCCAGCACCTGGCCGCGGCCGCGGACCGCCGGCGAACCGGGATGGAGCTCACCGGGCCGGATGGCGGCAATCATGGCCAGCACCACCAGGCAGAGCAAGGCATTGGCGGCGAAGGCGGCCGCGGATCCGGCCCTGGCGATCACGAGCCCGCCCAGGGCGGGCCCGGCCATGGCCCCAAGCTGCCCGATGGCGTTGTTGAGTCCAATTGCCGCCGGAAGACCGGCGTCGCCCACCACTTCGTTCACGAACACCTGGCGCGCAGGGCCGTCAAAGGCGCTGGTGATGCCCAGCAGGAGGCAGCTGGCGTACACCACTTCGACGGCGATGCTCCCGCCGGCGTCCCAGACGGCGAGGCCGCCGGCCAGAAGGGCGGTGACGGACTGGCAAAGAAGAAGGATGCGGCGCTTGGGAAAGAGATCCACCACCACGCCGCCGAGCGGCCCCACCACCAGCAGGGGCAGGAACTGCAGCGCCACGGCAATGCCCACCGCGGCCGGGCTTCCGGTCAGCTGCAGCACCAGCCAGTCCTGGGCAAGACGCTGCATCCAGACACCGGTGCCGCCCGCGAGCTGGATGCCCACGAAGATGCGGTAGTTGCGCTGCGCGAGCGGCCGGTACCACGTTCCGTCCGGGTTCGGTTGTCCGGAGGTCCTTTCGGATATGGGGGAGGTCACGTCAGCTGGCTGACCCGGCTTCTGCGCGCAGCCTGACGGCCGCCGCGGCGAGCACGAGGCAGCCCGGCACCACGATCACCAGCGCCGGCAGCATCCACACGAACACGGCCGCCAGGCCCAGTGCCGCCACCAGGAGCAGCGAACCGCACCAGTCCGCCAGGGACTCCGTCCGCGCCGCTGCCACGGCTTCGGCCCAGGCACCGGACTGCCACCGGGATGCCGTCCTCAGCAGCAGCACGGCGGCCGCGGCGGCCACGAGCAGCGTCGCCGGCAGGACCACGGCCCTCCCCGGCAGCTGCCCTGCTGCCGCAAGCAGCAGGTTGATGATGACGACGGCGGCAACGGCCGCCGTCGTAAATCCAAGTTTCTGGCTCCCGGGCAGGGCTGACCGGAACGTGCCCCAAAGGCTCCGGACGGAGTCGTCCCGTCCGGAGAGGTGCCGCCCCAGGTGGGCGGTGCCGGCCGCATAGGCGGCCGGCACGGTGACCAGGGGAACGGAGAGCGCCAGCACGATGATGCCGGCCAGCATGGTCTCGGAGAAGAGCGCGAACCTGTTGACGGGCACGCTTTCGGTCTCGGCGGTCATGGTGTCAGCCCTTGAGGCCCTGGGTGGAGACGCCCTCCACGATGTAGCGCTGGAAGATCAGGAAGAACACCAGCACGGGCAGCAGCGCGAGGACGGACATGGCGATCATTGCCCCGTAGTCGGAGCTCTGGGTCTGGTCCACGAAGAGGCGGAGGGCCAGGGGCAGCGGGTACTTTTCCGGCGAGTTCAGGTAGAGCAGCGGGCCCAGGAAATCGTTCCAGCTCCAGATGAAGGCGAAGATGGACGAGCTGATGAGGGCCGGCTTCATCAGCGGCAGCATGATGCTGCAGAAGATCCGCACGTGGCCGGCGCCGTCGATGATCGCGGCTTCATCCAGCTCCCGGGGCAGGTTGCGCATGAACTGCACCATGAGGAAGACGAAGAAGGCATCCGCGGCCAGGAACTTGCCGATCAGCAGGGGGATGTAGGTGTCCACCAGCCCCAGCTGCTGGAAGATGATGTACTGCGGGATGATCACCACGTGGAACGGCAGCAGTAGGGTGGCGATCATCATGCCGAAGAAGATGCTGCGGCCGGGGAACTTGATCCGGGCGAAGGCGTAGGCGGAGACGGTCGCCGAGAGCACCGTCCCGATCACCGACCCGAGGGCCAGCACCACCGAGTTCGCGAAGAACTGGGCCGTGGAGACAGCGCCGATGCCGCCCATCGCTGTCACGAAATTGTCGAGGCTGAAGTTTGAGCTCCAGATCGACGAGTTGCCGATGATCTCGCTGCTGGGTTTGAAGGCCGAACTGACCATCCACAGCGCCGGATAAAGCACGACGGCGATGAGGGCCAGCGACAGGGCGTGGAACACGATGCTGCGGGTGCGCTTGGCCGCGCGGGAGTCGGCCTTGGGGTTGTACTCGGGCGCGTCAGCGGGCCGGGCTTGGGTAGGTGGGCTGAGTGTGGTCATTTTGAATCACCGCTGTAGTGGACCCAGGACTTGGAGGTACGGAAGAAGATGAGCGTGATGACGCCGACGACGATCACCAGGAGCCAGGCCATGGCCGAGGCGTAGCCCATCCGGAAGTCACTGAAGCCCCGGAGGTAGAGGTAGAGGGTGTAGAACAGGGTGGAGCCGGCCGGACCGCCTTCACCGTTGGAGATGATGTAGGCCGAGGCGAAAATCTGGAACGCGTGGATGGTTTCCAGAAGGAGGTTGAAGAAGACCACCGGGGAGAGCATCGGGAACGTGATGTTCACGAACTTACGGAAGCGGCCGGCGCCGTCCACGGAGGCAGCCTCATACAGTTCCTGCGGGATTTGTTTGAGACCGGCCAGGAAGATCACCATGGGGGCGCCGAATTGCCAGACCGTCAGGAGGATCATCATGGGCATGGTCATGGACGGGTTGCCCACCCAGCCGCCGAGGTTGATGCCAAAGAAGGACAGGCCCTGGTCCACGGGACCCTGGTCGCCGAACATGGCCTTCCACACGATCGCGATCGAGGACGCTGGCCCCGATGAGCGAGGGGCCGTAGAAGGCCGAGCGGTAGAAGCCCTGGCCGCGGGTGGCGTTGTTCAGCAGCAGGGCCACCGCGAGCGCCGCGGCGAGCTTCAGCGGTGTTCCGAACACCACGTAGCCCAGCGTGACGCCCACCGACTGCAGGAAGCGCTCGTCCTGGAACAGGCTGGTGTAGTTGTCGAGGCCGATCCATTTAGGCGCTTCGAAAAGGTTGTAATTGGTGAAGGAGAGGTAGAGCGAGGACAGCATCGGGCCCACTGTCAGGAGGATGAAGCCCAGCAGCCAGGGCAGCAGGAAGGTATAGCCGGCACGGGTGTCCGCACCCCGCCGGCGCGGTGCACGAGCGGGCGGGGCAGCGGCGGTGCCGCTGTGGCGGGTCAGGGTCTGAGTCACGAAAGAGTCCTTGTCAGGTTCTGCAGCGCGTTCGCTACGCGTTCTGCTTGATGACGTCTTCGGCTTCCTTGAACCACTGGTCCACGGCACCATCCACCGTGAGCTTGCCGTAGCTCAGGTCCTCATTGAAGCGAAGGAACGCGGCTTCCAGCGTGCCGAAGCCAACGATTGGCGGTTCGGGGGCGTCCTTGAGGTACTTGCCGATGGACGTTTCGTAGTCGACGACGGCTTTGTCGGTGCCTTCGAAGGTGGTGCCGTCCCGCTGCGTCTTGGAGGCGGGAACGCCGCGGGAGGTCTTGAAGATGTCGCCCACCTCGGGGTCGTTGACCATGAACTCGATGAACCGGGCGGCCGCATCCTTGTTCCTGGTCTTGGCGCTGGCCACCATAAGCATGGAGGGCTTGAGGAACAGGCCGAGGTTGTCCGGATCATCGGAGGGGACGGGCACCAGCTTGAGCTCCTTGGCACCGCTGTCCTTGAGGTAGCCGGCCATGAAGTTGTCCCAGGTGTTCTCCGAGACGGTGAGGTTGGAGCCGAACGGGCTCTTCGGCTTGACCTGGGCACTGCGGTCCGCCGGGACCACGGCGTTGGTACCGCGGAGGTCCGAGTTCAGGTTCAGCCAGGCGCGCAGGTCGTCCTTGCTGAAGCCGAGTTTGCCGTCACCGGTGAACGCGTCGATGCCCTTCTGCCGCAGCCAGATGTTGAACTGCCACCAGATGCCGGTGAAATCGGACGCGCCGAAGTACTTTCCGCCGCCGGCCTCCCCGATCTTGGTGAGCCAGTCTTTGTACTCGGCGTAGGTCCATGTGCCGGCCGGCTCAGCCACGCCGATTTCCTTCAGTTTGGCCGGATCGTAGTAGACGGCGAAGGCGTTGGTGCTGGTGGGGATGCCGTAGGTCTTGCCGCGGATCTGGCCGGACGGCAGCAGGGTCTTGTCGAAGGCGTCGGTGTTGATCTTGACGGTGCCGAGGTCCAGGAGCTGGTTCCGCTGGGCGTAGTCGCGCAGGTAGGACAGATCCCATTGCATGACGTCCGGGAGTCCACCGCCGGCGGCCTCGGTGGCCCGCTTCTGCCAGTAACCGGCGAAGTCGGTGAAGTTGCCGTTGACCTTGACGTCCGGGTTCTTCTTTTCGAACAGGGCGATGGCCTTGCGGGTGCGTTCGGCCCGGTCGTCGTTGCCCCACCACGTGTAGGTGATGGTTACCGGGTTCTCGGCTGAGCCTGTCTGGCCTGCCGGCGCACCGCACGCGGCCAGGGTCGCTGTGGATACCGTTCCTGCCGCCACCGCGGTAAGAAAATTCCTTCTGCTGATC
This window harbors:
- a CDS encoding DUF6807 family protein, with product MDTALTQPNQPTPHRRDTPARIALIGVHGFGAHHLKNLDRLTRAGAVELVAVADPNPPSPGALPDSTAVHPDLQSLLAGNHCPDVVIVATPIQTHAPLALATLASGADLYLEKPPVASLADFRQLQKAAEASGRSVQIGFQSLGSQALAAIDKLLQDGTIGTLQGIGATGRWVRDRAYYKRSRWAGKRSLDGVDVVDGVATNPLAHAIATALRIAGARTVEDVASVETDLYRANDIEADDTSVIRIRTAAGLPITCALTLCASEPVEPYITLQGSEGTAVFHYTEDRLHISDADGEHSQEFGRDDLTENLLAHLARGTELTSALDDSGAFMLVLEAVRTAEPPAPVSPAHLLWEGDGDAAHAVIPGIEDALERAVSAHATFRELALPWARPADPAEAGTLFNAGGRPLAVLRTGAGLNAALSPRPYLHPVTTSGGTVVTDHVPADHPWHLGAGFALQDVNGTNFWGGKTYTRDAGAYISRQDHGRIELLPAIPDEPDTRQLRWLGTDGQPLLTEQRTLSHEVLGERVWRLDLETELTAVVDVSLGSPGSNGAAGSGYGGFFWRLPACSGARIFTSDAEGEPAVHGAVAPWLAWTASFGEVPGIRSGQPATLVFKAPAEAADPWFVRCSGYPGVGSALAWDRPVALAAGESLRRSLSVWVCDGELSPAAVESLVSQR
- a CDS encoding MFS transporter, with the protein product MTSPISERTSGQPNPDGTWYRPLAQRNYRIFVGIQLAGGTGVWMQRLAQDWLVLQLTGSPAAVGIAVALQFLPLLVVGPLGGVVVDLFPKRRILLLCQSVTALLAGGLAVWDAGGSIAVEVVYASCLLLGITSAFDGPARQVFVNEVVGDAGLPAAIGLNNAIGQLGAMAGPALGGLVIARAGSAAAFAANALLCLVVLAMIAAIRPGELHPGSPAVRGRGQVLAGFRYVRDRPRLLLVMLLAGLLGAFGMNGPVVLVAFASSVWHSGAAGFGLFNTLCAVGALAGALLASRLQRSGRKGIVASAGLFGLAQLIAAVMPNPELFMAMLVVVGFATLLFLTSAATAVQLEAGAGVRGRVMALYLPLLLGGHALGGLLAGWLTEWLGVRAGLVVTGGLGILSAVVIAGLLWLHGRRAAA
- a CDS encoding Poxvirus protein I5; translated protein: MTAETESVPVNRFALFSETMLAGIIVLALSVPLVTVPAAYAAGTAHLGRHLSGRDDSVRSLWGTFRSALPGSQKLGFTTAAVAAVVIINLLLAAAGQLPGRAVVLPATLLVAAAAAVLLLRTASRWQSGAWAEAVAAARTESLADWCGSLLLVAALGLAAVFVWMLPALVIVVPGCLVLAAAAVRLRAEAGSAS
- a CDS encoding carbohydrate ABC transporter permease, with product MTTLSPPTQARPADAPEYNPKADSRAAKRTRSIVFHALSLALIAVVLYPALWMVSSAFKPSSEIIGNSSIWSSNFSLDNFVTAMGGIGAVSTAQFFANSVVLALGSVIGTVLSATVSAYAFARIKFPGRSIFFGMMIATLLLPFHVVIIPQYIIFQQLGLVDTYIPLLIGKFLAADAFFVFLMVQFMRNLPRELDEAAIIDGAGHVRIFCSIMLPLMKPALISSSIFAFIWSWNDFLGPLLYLNSPEKYPLPLALRLFVDQTQSSDYGAMIAMSVLALLPVLVFFLIFQRYIVEGVSTQGLKG
- a CDS encoding ABC transporter substrate-binding protein, with translation MISRRNFLTAVAAGTVSTATLAACGAPAGQTGSAENPVTITYTWWGNDDRAERTRKAIALFEKKNPDVKVNGNFTDFAGYWQKRATEAAGGGLPDVMQWDLSYLRDYAQRNQLLDLGTVKINTDAFDKTLLPSGQIRGKTYGIPTSTNAFAVYYDPAKLKEIGVAEPAGTWTYAEYKDWLTKIGEAGGGKYFGASDFTGIWWQFNIWLRQKGIDAFTGDGKLGFSKDDLRAWLNLNSDLRGTNAVVPADRSAQVKPKSPFGSNLTVSENTWDNFMAGYLKDSGAKELKLVPVPSDDPDNLGLFLKPSMLMVASAKTRNKDAAARFIEFMVNDPEVGDIFKTSRGVPASKTQRDGTTFEGTDKAVVDYETSIGKYLKDAPEPPIVGFGTLEAAFLRFNEDLSYGKLTVDGAVDQWFKEAEDVIKQNA